One Spirochaetota bacterium genomic window, CATGACGCCGGTCGCGAGAATGCCCAGTCCGCCGGCGTTCGAAACCGCGGCGACGAGTTTGGGTACGCTGATCCAGCTCATGCCGGAGAGTATTATGGGATATTCGATCCCGAAAAGCTTGGTAATGCGGGTTTTCATACAGGGTCTCCTAAAATGAGGTATGGTGTGGAGTATTTATCATGGACATCAATCCTCCTTATAGTGAATGGCGTGTCTTTCGGGTCAAGTCGATTTTGAAGCCCCCCATGACGGGAAAGAATCCCTTGAAGATCGTCCATATTCCGATGAAGAGCGGCAAATTCCTCTTCCACGGAAAAGCTGACCGGTCAGCCTGAGTGAAAATAGCGCAAAATAAATATGAAATCGCGCATAATGCGAAATTTTCGCATTGAACAGGACAGGTCGGTGATATATGGTGGCGGCGTTGTATGCGCTTATAATCCCTGAAGGAGGATCAACGATGTTTAGAATTCTGTCTGTAGCAGTCCTGTCACTTTCGCTTTTCATGCTGCCCAACGCGGTCAAGGCCGGAGGGGACGATGCGCTGGGAACCTGGTTTACCGCGAAGAAGGACGCCAAAATCACCATTTTCAAATGCGAAGATAAAATCTGTGGAAAGATAAGCTGGCTCAAGACGAATCCGGACGACCTCGACACGAAGAACCCGGATCCGGCGCGCCGCAATGATAAAATCCTGGGCAAGATAATGCTCTGGAATTTCGATTTTAACGGCGAAAAGTGGGAAAACGGTTTTATTTATGATCCCGATTCCGGCGACACGTATAAGTGTATTATGTGGATGGAAGGTTCCGGCGTTCTCATGGTGAAGGGATATATCGGATTCTCGTTCATAGGCCGCTCCGAAACCTGGACAAAGGCGGAGTAGCGTTCCACCCTACACGAACACCTCTCGCGGTTTGCTCCCCTGCTGGGAGCCTATGTAGCCCCGCTCTTCCATGAGCTCGATGATGCGGGCCGCGCGATTGTAGCCGATCGAAAGCCTCCGCTGCAGGTACGATGCGGAGGCTTTTTTCGTTTCTTCGACTATCTTCAGGGCCTCGACGAAAAGCTCGTCGTCATCGCCTTCATCTTCGTCCGATAACTCTTCCTCAAAAATGCTTTCATCGATGTCAATGTAGTTGGGACTTCCCATTGAGCGCAGGTGCGAGACTATGCTTTGGATCTCGTCCTCGGAAATGAA contains:
- a CDS encoding DUF2147 domain-containing protein encodes the protein MVAALYALIIPEGGSTMFRILSVAVLSLSLFMLPNAVKAGGDDALGTWFTAKKDAKITIFKCEDKICGKISWLKTNPDDLDTKNPDPARRNDKILGKIMLWNFDFNGEKWENGFIYDPDSGDTYKCIMWMEGSGVLMVKGYIGFSFIGRSETWTKAE